One Candidatus Neomarinimicrobiota bacterium DNA window includes the following coding sequences:
- the fliE gene encoding flagellar hook-basal body complex protein FliE yields the protein MKIPENPMRIGPKSLPEPTSPQQRKDKPGDVRFSDQLRELLYSVNAKQAEANEEVSKVVTGESEDLHNAMIALEEASISFQLMLEIRNKMLEAYQEINRMNI from the coding sequence ATGAAGATTCCAGAAAATCCAATGCGTATTGGTCCTAAAAGCCTCCCGGAACCTACCAGTCCTCAGCAGCGAAAGGACAAGCCCGGAGATGTCCGGTTCAGTGACCAGCTGCGAGAGTTGCTATATTCCGTAAATGCCAAGCAGGCCGAAGCCAACGAGGAAGTCAGCAAGGTCGTCACGGGCGAATCGGAGGATCTTCATAACGCTATGATCGCCCTGGAGGAAGCCAGCATCAGCTTCCAGCTAATGTTGGAGATCCGGAATAAGATGCTGGAGGCATATCAGGAAATCAACCGAATGAACATTTAA
- the flgC gene encoding flagellar basal body rod protein FlgC, producing MKIQGLFTVFGHVARGLTSELARLETVSENISNANQVAADGEPLYHRKSVDPRPRKEPFRSFLREKTLSLRRTSRSHLPGIGERTGWYGEPWPEVKTIEHPNERLIYDPTHPKANAQGYVRTPDINVVQEMMEMITSTRSYEANTTVLNAAKQVAKRTLEL from the coding sequence ATGAAGATTCAAGGTTTGTTCACTGTTTTCGGTCATGTAGCCAGAGGTTTGACCAGCGAGCTGGCCCGTTTGGAAACCGTCTCGGAAAACATTTCCAACGCCAACCAGGTGGCTGCGGACGGCGAGCCCCTTTATCACCGCAAATCGGTGGATCCGCGGCCGCGGAAGGAGCCCTTCCGGTCATTTTTAAGGGAGAAAACGCTGAGCTTGAGGCGTACCAGTCGTTCCCATCTGCCGGGGATCGGCGAACGCACCGGCTGGTACGGTGAGCCCTGGCCCGAGGTAAAGACGATTGAGCACCCCAATGAGCGCTTGATTTATGACCCGACCCACCCCAAGGCCAATGCCCAGGGGTATGTACGCACACCGGACATCAATGTGGTCCAGGAAATGATGGAAATGATCACCTCCACGCGGTCGTATGAGGCCAACACCACCGTGCTCAACGCCGCCAAGCAGGTGGCCAAGCGAACCCTGGAGCTCTGA